The following are from one region of the Primulina eburnea isolate SZY01 chromosome 17, ASM2296580v1, whole genome shotgun sequence genome:
- the LOC140818762 gene encoding uncharacterized protein: MAPGGRGRKGKEIAQESEAQNVRGLADIIRGRRGRPRGQVAQNIEEEVYQEPPRPERPGARQAVIEQEVEQLTQKVGGMQLIISQFQELRPPKFFGNESGEKAAGWLKSINHLFNLMEYSQYIKLKLAIYQLKDRAQLWWEATEEAMKDSCEIITWDAFRAHFNQEYAPPSYYAAKEEEFNQNDQTKLSRFLHGLQRTVHTLVMTGSPNTYIQAVEKARKIEASLLRGDPQPGPSSVSQGSGSSMSMPVDLPPYQPVQSYQQPKQQKYKVKGKQFKKKSQSSSSSSGSARGGGSVGSSSTVHCDRCGGRHFSSQCVGVQGSCYVCGQVGHFARVCPNAQRQQFQPQQSGQVPRGPVFRPYAPTQSFQQSGYPPPRGPIQQPFPGPQQAQVHALTQDQAQDAPGGVIADTGASHSFLSAAFVDEHEIATIPLLDTVSVATPAGLAISDFDCILGMDILTNYRAIVDCFHGVVRFRPYYGSKWNFYGYDSQSRIPLVSAMEMFRLLSIGNEGFFIYTLDATREEQLKVSDIPVVKDFPDVFPDEIPGFPPQREIDLSIELMPGTNPISRAPYRLAPTELKELKEQLQDLLEKGYIRPSHVISAQGVSVDPSKVEAVINWPKPTNVSEIRSFLGLAGYYRRFIEGFSRIARPMTQLTQKDRRFVWTAECESSFRTLKEKLTTSPVLALPSGSGGFVVCTDASLNGLGYVLMQNGRRRWLELLKEFDCEIQYQPGQMNQVADALSRKVQPKMLTSLTISKTGQSDKFSVASDGCLRYHGRLVVPNLIDLKESILREAHCSRHSVHPGIRKMYHILKSHYWWEGMKKEISDFVARCLTCQQVKAEGMRPGGMLHSLEVPQWNWEHIAMDFVTHLPRSNRGCDAIWVIVDRLSKSAHFIPYNRTCTYTKMAKMYIDHVVRLHGVPTDGQSERTIQTLVDMLRAVVMDFSGGWQESLSPICWEDVGEKQMAIPEFIQEMKEKVEMIRKRMKAAQDRQASYANKRRRPLEFQVGDQVFLKVSPFRGTMRFGRKGKLAPRYIGPYAIVERIGTLAYRLDLPQSLSAIHDVFHVSMLRKYEPDPSHILRTDEVELDSSLSYIEHPVQILDRKEKQLRNKTIPLVMVQWSRHGREEATWELEAKMRQEWPHLFENVINYSMYSDFPVYYQW; encoded by the exons ATGGCACCTGGAGGAAGAGGTAGAAAAGGGAAGGAAATAGCGCAAGAATCTGAGGCACAAAATGTTCGAGGACTTGCTGATATCATTAGAGGTAGACGTGGTCGACCTCGAGGACAAGTCGCTCAAAACATTGAAGAAGAAGTGTACCAAGAACCTCCTCGACCTGAAAGACCTGGAGCTAGACAGGCAGTGATTGAGCAAGAAGTGGAACAGCTGACACAGAAAGTTGGAGGAATGCAGTTAATAATTTCGCAGTTCCAAGAATTACGTCCTCCAAAATTCTTTGGCAACGAGAGCGGAGAAAAAGCAGCAGGCTGGCTGAAAAGCATAAATCATCTATTTAATTTGATGGAGTATTCCCAATATATTAAATTGAAGCTTGCCATCTACCAACTGAAAGACCGAGCACAACTCTGGTGGGAAGCCACAGAGGAAGCAATGAAGGACTCTTGtgaaattattacttgggatgcaTTTCGTGCTCACTTTAACCAAGAATATGCACCACCGTCATATTATGCTGCTAAAGAAGAAGAGTTCAATCA GAATGATCAGACTAAACTATCACGTTTTCTGCATGGGTTGCAACGGACTGTTCATACTTTGGTAATGACTGGATCGCCTAATACGTATATTCAAGCAGTGGAAAAGGCGAGGAAAATTGAAGCAAGTTTGCTCAGAGGAGACCCACAGCCAGGTCCATCATCTGTTTCTCAGGGATCTGGTAGTAGTATGTCAATGCCAGTGGATTTACCTCCATATCAGCCTGTACAGTCATACCAACAACCCAAACAGCAGAAGTACAAGGTAAAAGGAAAACAATTCAAGAAGAAGTCTCAATCCAGCTCTTCCAGTTCAGGAAGTGCACGAGGAGGAGGTTCGGTTGGGTCGTCTAGCACTGTGCATTGTGACCGATGTGGTGGTCGACATTTTAGTTCCCAATGTGTAGGAGTACAGGGATCTTGTTACGTTTGTGGTCAAGTTGggcattttgccagagtatgccCTAATGCACAAAGACAGCAATTTCAGCCACAACAGTCTGGACAAGTTCCCCGTGGACCAGTCTTTAGACCATATGCTCCTACCCAGTCATTTCAGCAATCCGGTTATCCACCTCCTAGAGGTCCTATTCAGCAGCCATTTCCAGGGCCGCAGCAAGCTCAAGTCCATGCTTTGACTCAGGACCAGGCCCAGGATGCACCAGGCGGagttattgcag acacaggagcatctcattcatttttATCTGCTGCATTTGTTGATGAGCATGAGATTGCTACTATTCCGTTGTTGGATACTGTGTCTGTGGCTACTCCTGCCGGT TTAGCCATTTCTGATTTCGACTGTATCCTCGGTATGGATATATTGACGAATTATCGAGCTATTGTGGATTGTTTCcatggagttgtcagatttagaCCGTATTATGGCAGCAAATGGAACTTTTACGGGTATGATTCACAGTCTCGAATTCCATTAGTATCTGCAATGGAAATGTTCAGGTTGTTGTCAATCGGCAATGAAGGATTTTTTATCTATACTCTTGATGCAACACGGGAAGAACAATTGAAAGTTTCAGACATTCCCGTTGTCAAGGATTTtccagatgtatttcctgatgaaATTCCAGGTTTTCCGCCTCAAAGGGAAATAGATcttagcattgaattgatgccagggaCAAATCCTATTTCTAGAGCACCATATCGTTTAGCTCCgacagagttgaaagaactcaaagaacagCTTCAAGATTTACTGGAGaaaggatatatcagaccca GCCATGTTATATCTGCACAAGGagtatctgttgatcctagtaaAGTCGAAGCTGTTATCAATTGGCCTAAACCAACCAATGTGTCTGAAATTCGAAGCTTTTTGGGATTAGCTGGGTATTATAGGCGTttcattgaaggattttctaGAATAGCTAGGCCTATGACCCAGTTGACGCAGAAAGATCGACGTTTTGTGTGGACTGCAGAATGTGAGTCTAGTTTTCGGACTTTGAAAGAAAAGTTGACCACATCTCCGGTGCTAGCTTTGCCTTCAGGCTCAGGTGGATTTGTTGTCTGTACAGATGCTTCTCTAAATGGACTGGGTTATGTTTTGATGCAAAATGGGCGa cgtcgATGGTTGGAATTGCTTAAGgaatttgattgtgagattcagtacCAGCCAGGGCAAATGAATCAAGTTGCAGATGCTCTGAGCAGAAAGGTTCAGCCTAAAATGTTGACATCTTTGACTATTTCAAAG ACAGGTCAATCTGACAAGTTCAGTGTTGCTTCAGATGGATGTCTGCGCTATCATGGTAGACTTGTGGTTCCAAATTTGATAGATTTGAAAGAATCTATACTTCGTGAAGCTCATTGTAGTCGGCACAGTGTTCATCCTGGAATCAGAAAGATGTACCATATCTTGAAATCTCATTATTGGTGggaaggtatgaagaaggagATTTCTGACTTTGTGGCTAGATGTTTGACGTGCCAACAGGTTAAAGCTGAGGGAATGAGACCTGGTGGTATGTTACATAGTCTTGAAGTGCCACAGTGGAATTGGgagcatattgctatggattttgtgacacacctACCTCGTTCTAATcgtggttgtgatgcgatttgggtgattgtggatagattatctaaatcAGCCCATTTTATTCCTTATAATCGTACTTGTACTTATACGAAAATGGCAAAAATGTACATCGATCATGTagtgagattgcatggtgtgcct acagatggtcagtcagagaggaccaTTCAGACACTCGTggatatgttgcgagcagtCGTGATGGATTTTAGTGGTGGTTGGCAGGAATCATT atctccgATATGCTGGGAAGATGTAGGAGAAAAACAGATGgcaataccagaattcatacaagaaatgaaagaaaaagtTGAAATGATCAGGAAAAGAATGAAAGCAGCTCAAGATCGTCAAGCCAGCTATGCTAATAAAAGGCGTAGGCCTTTAGAATTTCAGGTTGGCGATCAGGTTTTTTTGAAAGTATCACCATTTCGTGGTACTATGAGATTTGGGCGCAAAGGGAAGCTAGCTCCGCGTTATATTGGTCCATATGCGATTGTTGAGAGGATTGGCACATTGGCTTATCGTTTGGACTTGCCGCAGAGTTTGTCTGCgatacatgatgtgtttcatgtatctatgttaCGAAAGTACGAGCCGGATCCTTCTCATATCTTGAGGACTGATGAGGTAGAGTTAGACAGTTCCCTTAGCTATATTGAACATCCAGTGCAAATCCTTGATCGCAAAGAGAAGCAACTGAGGAATAAGACGATTCCACTAGTTATGGTACAGTGGAGTAGACATGGTAGagaagaagctacatgggaatTAGAGGCTAAGATGCGTCAGGAATGGCCTCATCTGTTTGAAAATGTAATAAATTATTCCATGTATTCTGATTTCCCTGTGTACTATCAGTGGTGA